The Oryzias melastigma strain HK-1 unplaced genomic scaffold, ASM292280v2 sc04726, whole genome shotgun sequence genomic interval aaatataaggcgaaatacagtaaacaccgaaaatgacccacaaacccattactaaccctttaagacaGGAAGTTGATTTAATTCCATTTTATGCATATGTGGCAAAGTCATCaagctttaaaatgatttttttttctcaccggATGATGCCAAAATCATCAAAGTAGCCTCCTCGCCCCTGAGTTCCAAACGGTTCTTTGAAGGTAAGAACGACGCAGGCAACGCTGTCTCGGTTCCAAATCGGCCCAAAGATCCGGTTTCCAAACCTGCAGCGGACACCAAATGATTGTTTTCTCACTCAGCGGGATGGAGGCAACAGTACAGCTGTTCATGATCACACGCTCAAACATTTATCTTTGCTCTGGTTTTTTGGTTAGAAGCCAACTACTCTTTCTGTCGTGTCACGTTCAaggaggttttattttttaaatcagaggcCATCTGAAAATGAAGTGGAACCTCCTTGAAATCCTCTTAAATCAACAGCATGAACTTAAAAATAGACAGATCTCTGTTTTCgcttgaagaaaaacaaacgtaaTGAAGATATGTGACCAGAGAAATCTTACCTGAGCACCATGAGATTCTGCACCATTTCTTTGCCCAGATAATGATCTATGCGGTAAATCTGATCTTCggcaaaaagagaagaaagatgGGAGGAGAGCTCCTCCGAGCTCTGAAGATCGTGTCCAAACGGTTTCTCTACGATCACCCTGTTCCAGCccctaaaacaaaacagagcagCAACACATGAGCTCCCACAGACGGCCTCATTAATCAACATTTGGCAGAATTACAAACATTTGAGCATCTGACCAGAGAGTTCAAATAGATCATTCATTAAA includes:
- the LOC112140320 gene encoding glucose-6-phosphate 1-dehydrogenase-like, producing the protein MSTKGWNRVIVEKPFGHDLQSSEELSSHLSSLFAEDQIYRIDHYLGKEMVQNLMVLRFGNRIFGPIWNRDSVACVVLTFKEPFGTQGRGGYFDDFGIIR